One segment of Solanum lycopersicum chromosome 1, SLM_r2.1 DNA contains the following:
- the LOC138341679 gene encoding uncharacterized mitochondrial protein AtMg00810-like, with product MAVSSSTNGVDTPFADITHFRSLIGAQQYLAITRPDIQFAVNRVAQRMHQPSEHDYHCLKCILMYIFVTVGRGLLIRPRDLELRGFSDSDWANDKNGRKSTSGFLVFMGLNLSSWCTKK from the coding sequence atggcagtctcttcgtctacgaatggagtcgacaccccctttgccgatatcacccacttccgcagcctaATTGGGGCTCaacagtatctggccattacccgtcctgacatccaaTTTGCTGTCAatcgagttgctcagcgcatgcatcaaccaagtgaacatgattatcATTGTCTAAAATGCATTCTCATGTACATTTTTGTCACtgttggtcgtggtttactcattcgacccagggacttggagcttcggggtttctcagattcagattgggcaaatgataaaaatggcagaaaatctacatcggggtttctcgtTTTTATGGGTTTGAACCTGAGTTCttggtgtacaaaaaaataa